In a genomic window of Helianthus annuus cultivar XRQ/B chromosome 10, HanXRQr2.0-SUNRISE, whole genome shotgun sequence:
- the LOC118482664 gene encoding uncharacterized protein LOC118482664, producing MDLKEDRSAKLQDLAKKVLTKPASPNDSAEISDIKPDQQKRQEQIEKETAEDIIAVNDVIEMAFKQMSERRKSERITIKRKAKVKNNAADPIICSDDDESDKMRRGVIKNLDDARVTNSLSDDDFESSAGEKMDTNQQVSSQRSEYFRKLEEKWRKEESIRKQEATKDETAGQNTKKLNKKDIQHVKRKGKRAKRTSEYKVKAVCVPFMDNSEGMQAIYSNKFTTILG from the exons atggatctAAAAGAAGATAGATCAGCTAAGCTTCAAGACCTTGCCAAAAAGGTAttaaccaaacctgcatcaccaaatgaCTCAGCAGAAATATCAGACATTAAGCCAGATCAACAAAAGAGACAGGAGCAGATAGaaaaagagactgcagaagacataaTAGCAGTAAATGATGTCATTGAAATGGCCTTCAAAcaaatgtctgaaa GGCGAAAAAGCGAACGGATAACTATTAAAAGGAAAGCGAAAGTTAAAAACAATGCAGCAGACCCGATAATATGTTCTGATGACGACGAAT CTGACAAAATGAGGAGGGGAGTCATCAAGAACCTTGATGATGCCAGGGTGACGAATTCGCTCTCTGATGATGACTTTGAATCAAGTGCTG GTGAGAAGATGGACACAAACCAGCAAGTTTCTTCACAGAGATCTGAATACTTCCGCAAATTAGAAGAAAAGTGGCGTAAAGAAGAGT CCATCCGTAAACAGGAAGCAACCAAAGACGAAACTGCTGGACAAAACACAAAGAAATTAAACAAAAAAGATATTCAACATGTGAAAAGAAAAGGCAAACGAGCAAAAAGAACAAGTGAATACAAGGTTAAAGCAGTATGTGTTCCATTTATGGATAACTCAGAAGGTATGCAGGCGATTTACAGTAATAAGTTTACAACAATATTAGGATAA